ACGCGCGTGTGGCGTCGGACTGCGTGCCTTCGAGCTCGCGGTGCGCTACGCCCAACAGCGCCAGACGTTCGGAAAGCCGATCGCCGAGCACCAGGCCATCGCGTTTCAGCTTGCCGAGATGGCGACCAAAGTCGAAGCGGCACATCTGATGATGGTCAACGCGGCGCGGCTGAAGGATTCGGGCGAGCGCAACGACGTCGCTGCCGGCATGGCCAAGTACCTGTGCAGTGAGTACTGCACCGAGGTCACCCAACAAAGCTTCCGGATCCACGGTGGCTACGGCTATTCCAAGGAATATGAGATCGAGCGGTTGATGCGCGACGCGCCGTTCCTGCTGATCGGCGAGGGAACCAGCGAGATCCAGAAGAACATCATCAGCAAGCGATTGCTCGCGGAATACCAGGTCTAGCCAGATGAGCGTTCCGGATTTCGCTGCGCGGCCTCAACTTTCCGAGGACGTCGCGCGGATTATCCGTGGGCGGATATTCGACGGCGTCTATACCGCGGGGTCGTATATTCGTCTGGACCAACTGGCGGCCGAGTTGGGAATCAGTGTCACGCCGGTCCGTGAGGCGCTGTTCGCGCTGCGCGCCGAGGGGCTGATCGCCCAGCAGCCCCGCCGCGGCTTCGTGGTGTTGCCGGTCACCGGCCGAGACGTCACCGACGTGGCGAACGTGCAGGCACACGTCGGTGGGGAGCTGGCCGCGCGGGCCGCGGTCAACATCACTGCCGAGCAGCTGCATGAACTCAAGGAACTGCAGGCCCAGCTGGAACAGGCCTATGCCGGCGATGACCACGAGCGAACGGTCCGGCTGAACCACGAGTTTCACCGCGCCATCAACGTCGCGGCGGACTCGCCGAAGCTCGCTCAGTTGATGTCGCAAATCACCAGGTACGCCCCCGAATCGGTGTTTCCCTCGATCGAGGGCTGGCCGAGCCAGTCGATCAAGGACCATCGGCAGATCTTGACCGCTCTTGAGATTCACGATGACAAACTCGCCCGTGCGGCGATGTCGGAACATCTTGCCGCCGGCGCTGTTCCGTTGATCGACCACCTCGTCGCGCGCGGTGTGGTGAGTGGCCCGCAGGCTCAGCAAGATCGAAGCGGCACGGCTTAGCTGCTTTGATCACGAAACGTATGTCGATAACTCTGCGGCGATACTCCGGACAGCCGGCGGAATTGCTCTCGGAAATTCGTCGCTGACGCGAAACCGACTCGACGCGAAATGGTTTCGACGCTGTCACCAGTTCTCTCCAGCAGCCGCTGCGCATGGCGGATCCGAACATTGTTGACCCACTGCATGGGCGTCTGACCGGTCTCGATCTTGAACCGGCGATTGATCGTCCGTTCGCTGCTGGCTGCCTGGCGGGCAATGTCGCGCAGCGTCAGCGGTCGGTGCGCATTGTTCTCGATCCAAACCAATAGGCCGTCGAGTTCGGTGTTGGATATGCGGCGATTGCGGATGATGAATTGTGCCTGGCCGCCGCCGCGGTGCAGCGGGGTGACGGCCAGGCGGGCGGCGTCAGCGGCTACGGCCGAGCCGTAATCGCGGGCGACCATGTGCAGGCAGAGATCCAGTCCGGCCGATGCCCCGGCCGAGCTGAGCACTTGGCCTTCGTCGACGTAGAGCGCATCGGCATCAAGTCTGACATTCGGGTAGGTCGCCGAAAACAATTCCGCCGCAAGCCAGTGCGTGGTCGCCCGTTTGCCGTCGAGGATGCCCGCGGCGGCGACGGTAAAAGCGCCGCTACAGATCGATGCGATTCGAATTCCTTTGTGGTAAGCGGACTTCAATGCGGTGATCACGTCGCCGCGGACTGCAGCCGCGGCGTCGTTGCGTCCCGGCACGACGATGGTGTCGGCGTTGGCGAGCTCGTCTAGGCCGAAGTCCGTCGCGATCCGGATTGGCCCCGCCGCGACCAGGGGTTCGCAGCCACATACTCGCACCCGGTAGCCCGGCGCCCCATTGTCGAGCCGGACCCGGCCGAATACCTCGACCGCAATCGCGAGGTCGAACGCGATGGCGTCGGGCTCGGCCAGAACAGCGACGGAATGCATGGCTTGGCAATATACCGGCGCAATATGGCAATCCAGCCACTGGTCTCAGTTCCAGCTACCGGCGAACATAGCCGGGTGCATGCGCAAATTGTGTTGTACGACGGGTTCGACCCGTTGGACGTCATCGCGCCGTTCGAAGTTCTTGCCGCCGGCTCAGACATGGTCGCGGGCGAGCTGTGGGTGACATTGGTGGCGGCGGAAGGCCCTCGCCGCGTGACGAGCGGGACCCGCGGTTTGGCGCTGGCCGCTACCGCCGTGCTCGATCCGTCCGAACCCGGGTGCGTGATCGTTCCCGGTGCCAGTGGGCCCATCGCCGGTGATCCCGATGACGGCGTCGAGACCATCCCGGTGTTGTTGGCTCGGGCGGCGCAGACCGAACTGACTCCGCTGCTGCACAAGGCATTTGCCAATCCCGACGTGACCATGGCGGCGGTGTGTGGTGGTTCGGTGGTAATGGCGATGTCGGGCCTGATCGAAGGACGCCACGCCGTGACGCATCGTCTGGGCCTGGATCTGCTCGAGGCCGCGGGTGTGTGCCCGGTCGCCGCCCGCGTCGTCGACGACGGGGATCTGGTGACCGCCGGCGGCGTGACATCGGGGCTT
The Mycobacterium sp. 050128 genome window above contains:
- a CDS encoding GntR family transcriptional regulator encodes the protein MSVPDFAARPQLSEDVARIIRGRIFDGVYTAGSYIRLDQLAAELGISVTPVREALFALRAEGLIAQQPRRGFVVLPVTGRDVTDVANVQAHVGGELAARAAVNITAEQLHELKELQAQLEQAYAGDDHERTVRLNHEFHRAINVAADSPKLAQLMSQITRYAPESVFPSIEGWPSQSIKDHRQILTALEIHDDKLARAAMSEHLAAGAVPLIDHLVARGVVSGPQAQQDRSGTA
- a CDS encoding GlxA family transcriptional regulator, encoding MHSVAVLAEPDAIAFDLAIAVEVFGRVRLDNGAPGYRVRVCGCEPLVAAGPIRIATDFGLDELANADTIVVPGRNDAAAAVRGDVITALKSAYHKGIRIASICSGAFTVAAAGILDGKRATTHWLAAELFSATYPNVRLDADALYVDEGQVLSSAGASAGLDLCLHMVARDYGSAVAADAARLAVTPLHRGGGQAQFIIRNRRISNTELDGLLVWIENNAHRPLTLRDIARQAASSERTINRRFKIETGQTPMQWVNNVRIRHAQRLLERTGDSVETISRRVGFASATNFREQFRRLSGVSPQSYRHTFRDQSS
- a CDS encoding DJ-1/PfpI family protein; its protein translation is MHAQIVLYDGFDPLDVIAPFEVLAAGSDMVAGELWVTLVAAEGPRRVTSGTRGLALAATAVLDPSEPGCVIVPGASGPIAGDPDDGVETIPVLLARAAQTELTPLLHKAFANPDVTMAAVCGGSVVMAMSGLIEGRHAVTHRLGLDLLEAAGVCPVAARVVDDGDLVTAGGVTSGLDLALHLLDRFYGPRIAHAVEELFEYERRGTVWRPVGRKPVEV